In the Maribacter sp. MJ134 genome, one interval contains:
- a CDS encoding FdhF/YdeP family oxidoreductase has product MPKTIHRDVSLTGKIDFTGIQLKAPMDYAAGALGVKVALQHTFKEMGALEALSTLARMNQKEGFDCAGCAWPDPEKPSKIAEYCENGAKALAEEATYEKVDEAFFKKYSVNEISQWSDFKIGKSGRLTTPMVLKEDSLHYEPITWEDAYVLIAEELKNLTSPNEAIFYTSGRSSNEAAFLYGLFSRAFGTNNMPDCSNMCHESSGVALSETLGIGKGSVTLEDFDQAEVVIVMGQNPGTNHPRMLSALEKCKHNDGKIISINPLAEAGLIRFKNPQKLTGLVKGISVTDIHLQVKINQDVALLKLIMKKLAALDAKNKTVFDHEFIEAYTHGYASFLEGLSSYSTDELLEICGVPEEKVDKVVSLLAKKNKIIICWAMGLTQHKNGVDNIKECVNLLLLKGSLGKPGSGTCPVRGHSNVQGDRTVGIMHYVSPELNTSIKNVFGFTPPDDEGLDTVNAVEAMHNGKAKVFMALGGNFVSAVSDTKYTAEALQNCSLTVQISTKLNRSHLITGRKALILPTLGRSEKDSKNGSPRFLTVENSMGKVHRTKGMLTPKSNNLKSEPEIISEIAHAVLGKNHSVPWRDFGTDYDFIRDKISQTIKGFNNVTEKSEGSGFYLPNNVKELDFSKLPHGKAQFSTCAIADHKIEPDEFLLMTFRSHDQFNTTIYGLNDRYRGIYNERRVLFMNETDMVNHGFKKLDVVDLISNYDHIERRAAQFLLIPYNIPKGNLAAYFPETNMVIPHNHFARSSNTPISKSVVVRLEKKA; this is encoded by the coding sequence ATGCCGAAAACAATCCACCGAGATGTTTCCTTGACCGGAAAAATAGACTTTACAGGAATTCAACTAAAAGCGCCCATGGACTATGCTGCAGGTGCCCTTGGCGTAAAGGTAGCCTTGCAACATACCTTTAAGGAAATGGGAGCTTTAGAAGCCCTTTCAACATTGGCACGGATGAACCAAAAAGAAGGATTCGACTGTGCAGGTTGTGCGTGGCCAGACCCGGAGAAGCCTTCCAAAATAGCGGAGTATTGCGAAAATGGCGCTAAGGCCTTAGCCGAAGAGGCAACTTACGAAAAGGTTGATGAGGCTTTCTTCAAAAAATACAGTGTCAATGAAATTTCACAGTGGTCCGATTTTAAAATTGGTAAAAGTGGGCGTCTTACAACACCAATGGTCCTTAAAGAAGATAGCCTACATTACGAGCCCATAACCTGGGAGGACGCTTATGTGCTTATAGCCGAGGAACTGAAAAACCTAACGTCGCCCAACGAGGCCATTTTTTATACTTCAGGACGGTCCAGTAACGAAGCGGCCTTCCTATATGGACTGTTTTCCAGGGCGTTTGGCACCAACAATATGCCGGACTGTTCCAACATGTGCCATGAAAGTAGCGGCGTGGCCCTATCTGAAACCTTAGGTATCGGTAAAGGCTCTGTAACCTTAGAAGATTTTGACCAAGCAGAGGTAGTTATCGTTATGGGACAGAATCCGGGAACAAATCACCCTAGGATGTTATCCGCACTCGAAAAATGTAAGCATAATGACGGAAAAATCATTAGTATCAATCCCCTTGCGGAAGCTGGTCTTATCCGTTTTAAAAATCCTCAAAAGTTAACAGGTCTAGTTAAAGGCATATCCGTTACGGACATTCATCTTCAAGTGAAGATAAATCAAGATGTTGCCTTACTGAAGCTCATCATGAAAAAACTGGCAGCTCTTGATGCTAAAAACAAAACCGTGTTCGACCATGAATTTATTGAAGCTTATACCCATGGATATGCATCCTTTTTAGAGGGTTTAAGTTCTTACTCTACCGATGAACTTCTTGAAATATGTGGAGTTCCGGAAGAGAAAGTCGACAAGGTCGTCTCCCTATTAGCTAAAAAAAATAAGATAATTATCTGCTGGGCCATGGGACTCACCCAACATAAAAATGGCGTGGACAACATAAAAGAGTGCGTAAACCTGTTACTACTTAAAGGTAGTTTAGGGAAACCTGGTTCCGGTACTTGCCCCGTGCGTGGACATAGCAATGTACAAGGAGACCGTACCGTAGGAATTATGCACTACGTTTCTCCAGAGCTGAACACCTCCATCAAAAACGTATTTGGTTTTACTCCGCCTGATGATGAGGGTCTAGATACCGTTAATGCCGTTGAAGCAATGCATAATGGAAAAGCAAAGGTATTTATGGCCTTGGGCGGCAACTTCGTTTCCGCCGTTTCGGATACCAAATACACCGCTGAGGCGCTTCAAAACTGTTCATTAACCGTACAGATAAGTACCAAACTAAACCGCAGTCATCTCATTACCGGAAGAAAGGCTTTGATTCTACCCACGCTAGGACGTTCCGAAAAGGATAGTAAAAATGGTAGCCCTCGTTTTTTAACCGTTGAAAATAGCATGGGTAAGGTGCACCGTACCAAGGGTATGTTGACCCCAAAATCGAACAACCTTAAAAGCGAACCCGAAATAATTAGTGAAATTGCTCACGCCGTACTAGGCAAAAATCACAGCGTTCCATGGCGGGATTTTGGAACCGATTATGATTTCATCAGGGATAAAATCTCACAGACCATCAAAGGCTTTAACAATGTCACCGAAAAATCCGAAGGCAGTGGTTTTTACTTGCCGAACAATGTAAAGGAGCTTGATTTTAGCAAACTACCCCATGGCAAAGCGCAATTTAGCACCTGTGCAATTGCTGATCACAAAATAGAACCGGATGAATTTCTACTGATGACCTTTAGGTCCCATGACCAATTCAACACCACAATTTATGGTCTAAACGACCGGTATCGCGGTATATACAATGAACGCAGAGTACTTTTTATGAACGAAACCGATATGGTAAACCATGGTTTTAAAAAACTAGATGTTGTTGATTTGATTAGTAATTATGATCATATTGAAAGAAGGGCAGCACAATTTTTATTGATTCCCTACAATATACCCAAAGGAAATTTGGCGGCATATTTTCCAGAAACGAATATGGTCATTCCCCATAATCACTTTGCGCGTAGTAGCAATACTCCAATAAGTAAGTCCGTTGTAGTCCGTTTGGAAAAGAAGGCTTAG
- a CDS encoding SulP family inorganic anion transporter, with amino-acid sequence MQRIFPILTWLSTYKRAYFLKDLIAGLTVGIVLVPQGMAYAMIAGLPPVYGLYASLFPVITYAFLGTSRKIAVGPVAMDSLLVAAGLGTLAISGVENYIAMVVVLALMVGAIQFLLGLFRMGFLVNFLSKPVISGFTSAAAVIIILSQLKHLLGTEIAGSNKFHQLLQNAIQKFGDTNPYDLGIGLLGIVLIIIFKKWNKNIPIILVIVVLGILGVYLLDLKIYGIELVGEVPQGLPSFTVPDVKLEYVQSLWPIAIALALVGYLEAVSIGKALEEKDGEETIVSNQELIALGTSNMIGALFQAYPVTASFSRSAINYETGAKTLLSTLFSVALVVITLLFLTPVFQYLPNAILASIIMVSVFGLIDVKYAKSLWTNRRDEFIILIITFLSTLFIGITVGILIGVLCSLLLMVYRTSNPHFAELGNIRNSDYYKNIRRFGNEVQVREDLLIVRFDAQLYFGNAAYFKKELLRHVAAKGNPLKAVILNAEAINYIDATGADMLTKLIHEIHAMGLQFYIAGAIGPTRDVIFSSGIINELHREYLFVKTKEAVSFYDDPNKVSIVGCRVAYENSRKN; translated from the coding sequence GTGCAACGTATCTTTCCTATTTTAACGTGGTTGTCTACCTATAAGAGGGCCTATTTCCTAAAGGATTTAATTGCAGGCTTAACGGTAGGTATAGTGCTGGTGCCTCAAGGTATGGCCTATGCGATGATTGCCGGGCTACCACCGGTTTACGGTTTATACGCTTCACTTTTTCCGGTTATTACCTATGCATTTTTAGGAACCTCTAGAAAAATTGCAGTCGGTCCCGTAGCTATGGATTCCTTACTTGTCGCTGCTGGACTTGGAACATTGGCCATATCGGGAGTGGAGAACTATATTGCAATGGTCGTGGTTCTGGCCTTGATGGTAGGTGCCATTCAGTTTTTGTTGGGACTGTTCCGAATGGGTTTTCTAGTCAATTTCCTATCCAAACCCGTGATTAGCGGTTTTACTTCGGCCGCAGCGGTAATTATTATCCTTAGCCAATTAAAGCACTTGTTAGGCACAGAAATAGCGGGTAGCAACAAGTTTCATCAACTCCTTCAAAATGCAATTCAAAAATTTGGGGATACTAATCCCTATGATTTGGGTATTGGACTCTTGGGTATCGTATTGATAATTATATTTAAAAAATGGAATAAAAACATACCTATTATTCTAGTCATCGTAGTCCTTGGTATCCTAGGAGTATATCTGTTGGATTTAAAAATATATGGGATAGAACTTGTGGGCGAGGTCCCGCAAGGATTACCGTCGTTTACAGTTCCGGATGTAAAGTTGGAATATGTACAAAGCTTATGGCCAATTGCCATAGCCCTAGCTTTGGTGGGTTATCTAGAGGCCGTCTCTATTGGCAAGGCATTAGAGGAAAAAGACGGGGAAGAGACTATCGTATCAAATCAAGAATTAATTGCTCTGGGAACATCTAACATGATCGGGGCCCTTTTTCAGGCGTACCCCGTGACGGCCAGTTTTTCCCGCTCTGCTATTAATTATGAAACGGGTGCAAAAACACTATTGTCCACTTTGTTCAGTGTTGCGCTAGTGGTGATTACCTTACTGTTTCTAACCCCGGTTTTCCAGTATTTGCCCAATGCCATCTTAGCCAGTATTATCATGGTTTCCGTTTTTGGTCTTATAGACGTGAAATATGCGAAAAGTCTTTGGACCAATAGAAGGGATGAGTTTATCATTCTTATCATCACTTTTTTAAGTACACTTTTCATTGGTATCACCGTGGGTATTTTGATTGGGGTACTTTGTTCACTATTGCTGATGGTATATCGCACTTCAAACCCGCATTTTGCAGAGCTAGGAAATATCAGAAATTCGGATTATTACAAGAATATCAGGCGTTTTGGAAATGAGGTTCAGGTAAGGGAAGATTTATTGATTGTGCGTTTTGATGCGCAATTATATTTTGGTAACGCCGCCTATTTTAAAAAGGAACTGCTACGGCACGTAGCGGCAAAGGGAAATCCCTTAAAGGCCGTTATTTTAAATGCCGAAGCCATAAACTATATTGACGCTACGGGAGCGGATATGTTAACAAAGCTCATACATGAAATACATGCTATGGGATTACAGTTTTACATTGCAGGAGCCATAGGTCCTACTCGGGATGTCATTTTTAGTTCGGGAATCATCAATGAATTGCACAGGGAATATCTTTTTGTAAAGACCAAGGAAGCAGTGTCGTTCTACGATGATCCTAACAAGGTTTCTATCGTGGGGTGCCGAGTGGCCTATGAAAACAGTAGAAAGAATTGA
- a CDS encoding exonuclease domain-containing protein — MYSIVDIETTGNGIKGNRITEISIFKFDGHEVVDEFNSLVNPECEIPYFITGLTGIDNAMVRDAPKLEEIAPKILQITKDTIFVAHSVNFDYNVIKNEFKGIGLEFSRKKLCTVRLSRKLLPGYNSYSLGKLCSAVGIPLTDRHRARGDAHATVLLFHKLLRTPDAEPVFKTFLNARSQEATLPPALPKIEFEKLPATPGVYYFKDAKGKIIYVGKAIHIKKRVLSHFYDKATKEIALCGETAFLDFEETGSELIALLLESSEIKKHYPKYNRAQKRIIQQYGIFSYEDRNGILHLAFNKLKMVPSPLAIFYSPTECRIFMEAFCEANGLCPKYCHLQENITSCSHYKIKQCMGICTDLAHLEAYNNRVLQAITTLKNSSSDYFLKLKGRTEEEMAFVSVVNGMYAGYGFVPSDIQVKEPNDLDFYIIPQKNTLETQRLVESFARKNSDRIIEVSQEKLGAW, encoded by the coding sequence TTGTATAGCATAGTAGATATAGAAACAACCGGAAACGGAATTAAAGGCAATCGCATCACCGAGATATCCATTTTTAAATTTGATGGACATGAGGTAGTGGATGAATTTAATTCCCTTGTAAATCCCGAATGCGAAATTCCTTATTTCATTACCGGCCTTACGGGTATTGATAATGCCATGGTAAGGGATGCGCCCAAGTTAGAAGAAATTGCACCTAAGATACTTCAGATAACCAAGGATACTATTTTCGTTGCACACAGTGTAAATTTTGACTACAACGTCATTAAAAATGAGTTCAAAGGAATTGGTCTGGAATTTTCTAGAAAAAAATTATGCACCGTACGTTTATCCAGAAAACTATTGCCCGGGTATAATTCCTATAGTTTAGGCAAGTTATGCTCTGCTGTGGGTATTCCGCTAACGGACCGCCACAGAGCTCGCGGAGACGCTCATGCAACAGTATTACTTTTTCATAAATTACTACGGACTCCTGATGCGGAACCTGTCTTTAAAACCTTTCTTAATGCGCGCTCCCAAGAAGCAACCTTGCCTCCTGCCCTACCAAAAATAGAATTTGAAAAATTACCCGCCACACCTGGAGTATACTACTTTAAGGATGCCAAAGGAAAGATAATCTACGTAGGAAAGGCGATACATATCAAGAAAAGGGTTCTGAGTCATTTTTATGACAAGGCCACTAAAGAAATTGCGCTTTGCGGGGAGACCGCATTCCTTGATTTTGAAGAAACCGGAAGCGAATTGATTGCTCTTCTATTAGAATCCAGTGAAATAAAAAAGCATTATCCCAAATACAATAGGGCCCAGAAAAGAATCATTCAGCAATATGGCATCTTCTCTTACGAAGACCGGAATGGAATACTTCATCTAGCCTTCAATAAATTAAAAATGGTTCCTAGTCCGCTGGCCATTTTTTATAGTCCCACAGAATGCCGCATTTTTATGGAAGCTTTCTGTGAAGCCAACGGTCTATGTCCTAAGTATTGCCATTTGCAGGAAAACATCACCTCATGCTCGCATTACAAGATAAAACAGTGTATGGGCATATGTACCGACCTAGCGCATTTGGAAGCGTATAATAATAGGGTACTGCAGGCCATTACAACACTAAAGAACAGCAGCAGCGATTATTTTTTAAAACTGAAGGGTAGAACCGAGGAAGAAATGGCTTTTGTTTCGGTTGTGAACGGTATGTATGCAGGATATGGGTTTGTACCTAGCGATATACAAGTAAAAGAGCCAAACGATTTGGACTTTTATATTATCCCACAAAAAAATACATTGGAAACACAACGCTTAGTGGAGTCCTTTGCGCGTAAAAATTCGGATAGGATTATTGAAGTTAGTCAAGAAAAATTAGGCGCGTGGTAG
- a CDS encoding MBL fold metallo-hydrolase, giving the protein MKIEQIYTGCLAQGAYYIESEGEVAIIDPLREVTPYIERARKANATIKYIFETHFHADFVSGHVTLSKETGAPIIYGPTANPSFDAIIAKDGQEFHLGKLTIKALHTPGHTMESTTYLLKDENNKDHAIFSGDTLFLGDVGRPDLAQKAAHLTQEQLAETLYDSLRNKIMPLADDVIVYPAHGAGSACGKNMMKETVDTLGNQKKMNYALRADMTKQEFVKEVTDGLLPPPKYFPLNVKMNKEGYEDISEVLDRGMRALTPEAFEFAANETEALVLDVRTQAAFVEQHIPRSIFIGLNGDFAPWVGALIADTKQPLLLVIPQGKEEEAVTRLSRVGFDGTIGYLEGGLDAWVAAGKETDKITSVPASEVKARLAREEVPVFDVRKEGEFLSEHLETAKHTPLSNLNSYLADFPEKEPFFLHCAGGYRSVIAASILKSRGIHNLIDVAGGFGALKKEGLKMTDYVCPSTL; this is encoded by the coding sequence ATGAAAATAGAACAGATTTATACCGGATGTTTGGCACAGGGTGCTTACTATATTGAAAGTGAAGGTGAGGTTGCCATTATTGACCCCTTGCGTGAAGTAACACCCTATATAGAGAGGGCCAGAAAAGCCAATGCTACCATAAAATATATATTCGAGACGCATTTCCATGCCGATTTTGTCAGTGGTCATGTAACCCTTTCCAAGGAGACCGGTGCTCCCATAATTTACGGTCCTACGGCGAACCCATCGTTCGACGCCATTATCGCCAAGGATGGTCAGGAGTTTCATTTGGGGAAGCTTACCATAAAGGCACTTCATACGCCAGGTCATACCATGGAGAGTACTACCTATCTTTTGAAGGATGAAAATAACAAAGACCATGCGATTTTTTCTGGTGATACTTTATTTCTGGGTGATGTAGGTAGACCGGATTTAGCACAAAAAGCTGCACACCTTACACAGGAACAGTTGGCAGAAACGCTATACGATAGCTTACGGAACAAGATAATGCCCTTGGCGGACGATGTTATTGTATACCCTGCCCACGGAGCGGGATCGGCCTGTGGTAAGAATATGATGAAAGAGACCGTGGACACCTTGGGTAACCAGAAAAAGATGAACTATGCCCTACGGGCGGATATGACCAAGCAGGAGTTTGTCAAGGAAGTAACGGACGGACTTTTGCCTCCTCCCAAATATTTTCCGCTTAACGTAAAGATGAATAAAGAAGGATATGAAGATATTTCCGAGGTCTTAGATAGGGGAATGAGGGCGTTGACGCCAGAAGCGTTCGAGTTCGCCGCAAATGAAACTGAGGCTTTGGTGCTTGATGTTAGGACGCAGGCCGCATTTGTTGAACAACACATCCCCAGGTCTATATTCATTGGCCTAAACGGGGATTTTGCTCCGTGGGTCGGTGCTTTGATAGCAGACACCAAACAACCTTTACTATTGGTTATACCCCAAGGCAAAGAAGAGGAGGCGGTCACGCGATTATCAAGAGTTGGTTTTGATGGTACAATCGGCTACCTAGAAGGCGGATTAGATGCATGGGTAGCTGCCGGAAAAGAGACAGACAAGATAACATCGGTACCGGCTTCGGAGGTCAAAGCAAGATTGGCCAGGGAGGAAGTTCCTGTATTCGATGTTAGAAAAGAAGGAGAATTTCTTTCCGAACATTTGGAAACGGCAAAACATACTCCACTGAGTAATCTGAACAGCTATCTTGCCGATTTTCCGGAGAAAGAACCGTTCTTCTTACATTGTGCCGGAGGTTACCGATCTGTAATCGCTGCCTCAATTTTAAAGAGTAGGGGTATTCACAACCTAATAGACGTGGCAGGTGGTTTTGGAGCATTGAAAAAAGAAGGCCTAAAGATGACGGATTATGTTTGCCCTAGTACCTTATAG
- a CDS encoding DUF1801 domain-containing protein, translated as MNPAEAYILNQTEPYQSILLYLQSTIERMIPDVQLKFKWNIPCFYCEGSPICFLNAVVKKGYVDVGFWNSAHFTKYLDQLVSDNRKVVRSLRYRSLEEIDNELLIAVLQEAYSLRMKGFYKKK; from the coding sequence ATGAATCCTGCCGAAGCTTACATTTTAAATCAAACAGAACCTTACCAAAGTATATTGCTATACCTACAATCTACTATCGAGCGCATGATTCCTGATGTTCAGTTAAAGTTTAAATGGAACATTCCTTGTTTCTATTGCGAGGGTTCGCCCATTTGCTTTCTCAATGCGGTGGTAAAAAAAGGTTATGTAGATGTAGGTTTTTGGAATTCGGCACATTTTACCAAGTACCTAGACCAATTAGTCTCCGATAACCGCAAAGTAGTTCGTTCTTTAAGATACCGTTCGCTAGAGGAAATAGATAATGAACTTTTAATTGCCGTCCTGCAAGAAGCCTATAGCCTAAGAATGAAAGGTTTTTATAAAAAAAAGTAA
- a CDS encoding NAD(P)-dependent oxidoreductase gives MKFGIIRERKNPPDRRVVLSPEACQKVLSTYKDASIIVEPSPIRTFKDSDYEKAGITVAPEMETCDVLIGVKEVPIKNLIPNKQYFFFSHTIKKQPYNRDLLQAILQKNIELYDHEVITNEKEQRLVAFGRYAGIVGAYNGFRAYGLKYNFFKLPKAETLTDQQELISALKKITLPNIKVLLTGRGRVGNGAREMLDGMGMRRVNVSEYLEEDFREPVYCQIDASEYNKRKDGVRGNKADFFANPQEYKSNFFRFAAVTDFYVAGHFYGEGAPYLFTREDAKHPDFKIKVVADVSCDIDGPVASTIRPSTIADPIYGYDPQSESETNFTDPDAIAVMAVDNLPCELPRDASIGFGEAFLKNVIPAFFNGDKNGVLHRARMTQNGKLTERYSYLQDYVDGKE, from the coding sequence ATGAAGTTCGGAATCATAAGAGAACGTAAGAATCCCCCGGATCGCAGGGTAGTACTATCGCCAGAGGCCTGTCAAAAAGTCCTGTCCACCTATAAAGATGCTAGTATTATCGTGGAGCCTTCACCTATTCGTACCTTCAAGGATAGCGATTATGAAAAAGCGGGAATTACCGTAGCTCCAGAAATGGAAACCTGTGACGTTCTAATTGGGGTAAAAGAAGTCCCTATCAAAAATTTGATTCCCAACAAACAGTATTTTTTCTTTTCACATACCATAAAGAAGCAACCCTATAACCGGGACTTGCTTCAGGCTATTTTACAGAAAAATATAGAACTATATGACCATGAGGTCATCACCAACGAAAAAGAACAACGCCTAGTGGCTTTTGGAAGGTACGCGGGTATCGTAGGTGCCTATAACGGCTTTAGGGCTTACGGTCTTAAATATAATTTTTTTAAACTACCTAAGGCGGAGACTTTGACGGATCAGCAAGAATTGATTTCAGCATTGAAAAAAATAACACTCCCCAATATTAAAGTGCTTTTAACGGGTAGGGGAAGAGTAGGTAATGGTGCTAGGGAAATGCTAGACGGTATGGGTATGCGACGTGTTAACGTTTCCGAATATTTAGAGGAGGACTTTCGGGAGCCCGTGTATTGCCAAATAGATGCGTCGGAATATAATAAGCGTAAGGATGGCGTGCGTGGCAATAAGGCCGACTTTTTTGCAAATCCTCAAGAGTATAAATCCAACTTTTTTCGTTTTGCAGCGGTAACGGATTTCTACGTTGCCGGTCATTTTTATGGAGAAGGAGCACCCTATTTATTTACTCGGGAAGATGCCAAACACCCCGATTTTAAAATCAAAGTTGTCGCAGATGTGAGCTGTGATATCGATGGTCCCGTAGCCTCTACAATAAGACCCTCTACCATTGCCGACCCCATTTACGGTTACGACCCACAATCCGAGTCCGAGACCAATTTTACCGATCCCGATGCCATCGCTGTTATGGCCGTCGATAATCTTCCTTGTGAATTACCCAGAGATGCTAGCATAGGTTTTGGAGAGGCATTTCTTAAGAACGTTATACCCGCCTTCTTTAATGGGGACAAAAACGGGGTATTACACAGGGCTCGTATGACCCAAAATGGCAAATTAACGGAGCGTTACAGCTATTTGCAGGATTATGTAGATGGGAAGGAGTAA
- a CDS encoding aldose 1-epimerase, whose translation MTELSLGNQSVKIDKGELVGYVVTGHQFIHQKGSPGWRNADTEMFPVIGPTNEANFRVATPKGDAVQDQHGLLREMVYEEKHQTTTKAVFEKGYKAHTQVKNSKFPVKSTEVQLTWPYDFQFQKSFELKEDGLEVVFTITGEVGMPFMLGYHPAFNLTTSNPVITTSKGSVTLDEVMAVGSRAFHVADCEKILLKDEKSLEITTEGFGNFMLWTEVSNMVCIEPISFYPYAVPQNQLHLGFEELSEEPKIFKVLLKPL comes from the coding sequence ATGACAGAACTTAGTTTAGGAAATCAATCCGTGAAAATCGATAAAGGGGAACTGGTAGGGTACGTAGTTACTGGCCACCAATTCATACACCAAAAAGGGAGTCCAGGGTGGCGTAATGCCGATACGGAAATGTTTCCCGTTATTGGACCAACTAACGAGGCTAATTTTAGGGTAGCGACTCCAAAAGGCGATGCGGTACAGGACCAACACGGCCTACTAAGGGAAATGGTGTACGAAGAAAAACATCAAACGACAACAAAGGCCGTATTCGAGAAAGGGTACAAAGCTCACACGCAGGTCAAAAATTCTAAATTTCCAGTAAAATCTACGGAAGTACAATTAACATGGCCTTACGATTTTCAATTTCAGAAGTCTTTTGAACTGAAAGAAGACGGGTTAGAAGTGGTCTTTACCATTACTGGCGAAGTAGGGATGCCATTTATGTTGGGGTACCATCCCGCCTTTAACCTTACAACATCGAACCCTGTAATCACGACTTCAAAAGGGAGTGTTACGTTAGATGAGGTCATGGCCGTTGGGAGCAGGGCTTTTCATGTGGCAGATTGTGAAAAAATTCTATTGAAGGACGAAAAGTCCCTAGAGATTACAACAGAAGGATTTGGAAATTTTATGCTGTGGACAGAGGTTTCCAATATGGTCTGCATAGAGCCCATTAGCTTTTACCCCTATGCTGTACCCCAAAACCAACTGCATTTGGGTTTTGAAGAATTGTCTGAAGAGCCTAAAATCTTTAAAGTACTGCTGAAACCCTTATAG
- a CDS encoding DinB family protein → MKKIIVILTIVLSQAMCAQEKPDPETFYATIPEAPEEYTPGTVVSRMIDGLGFRYYWATEGLREVDLAYRPTAESRTLAQTMDHLYGLSRTIVNSAKQQPTDYTQKQSELSFSAKRNATLENFRIASSLFLKSADLSQHKLVFIRPQGSSEFPFWNHINGPIEDAVWHAGQVVVLRRASGNPINPKVNVFLGKLNE, encoded by the coding sequence ATGAAAAAGATAATAGTCATACTTACCATTGTTTTAAGCCAAGCTATGTGCGCACAAGAAAAACCGGACCCTGAGACGTTTTATGCTACCATTCCGGAAGCACCGGAAGAATATACGCCCGGCACGGTAGTGTCTCGGATGATAGATGGTCTCGGCTTTAGGTATTATTGGGCCACTGAAGGTTTAAGAGAGGTAGACCTAGCGTATAGACCAACGGCAGAATCGAGAACTTTGGCGCAAACCATGGACCATTTATACGGATTGTCCAGAACAATAGTCAATTCGGCAAAACAGCAACCTACGGATTACACACAAAAGCAATCGGAATTAAGCTTTAGCGCCAAAAGAAACGCGACCTTGGAAAATTTTAGAATAGCGAGTTCCTTGTTTCTAAAGTCGGCGGATTTATCGCAACATAAGCTCGTATTCATTCGCCCCCAAGGGAGTTCCGAATTTCCATTTTGGAACCATATCAACGGACCAATAGAAGATGCCGTTTGGCACGCTGGCCAGGTGGTGGTGCTGCGCAGGGCATCAGGGAACCCGATCAATCCTAAAGTGAACGTATTTTTAGGAAAACTCAATGAGTAG
- the kdsA gene encoding 3-deoxy-8-phosphooctulonate synthase: MNLSLIPQLKHTDSKNFFLLCGPCAIEGEDMALRIAEHVVTITYKLHIPYVFKGSFKKANRSRLDSFTGIGDEKALKILRKVSETFNVPTVTDIHTEQDAAMAAEYVDVLQIPAFLARQTDLVVAAAKTEKTVNIKKGQFMSPESMKHAVTKVTETGNQQAIITDRGTMFGYQDMVVDFRGVPTMKQYAPVVLDVTHSLQQPNQSSGVTGGRPALIGTMARAGIAAGVDGLFIETHFDPANAKSDGANMLDLSLLEKLLTDLVAIRGVMNTL; this comes from the coding sequence ATGAACCTGTCTCTAATACCCCAACTTAAACATACCGATTCAAAGAATTTTTTTCTTCTCTGCGGACCTTGTGCCATTGAAGGTGAGGATATGGCATTACGCATTGCGGAGCATGTGGTTACCATCACTTATAAACTACATATTCCGTATGTTTTTAAGGGTAGTTTTAAAAAAGCCAATCGCAGTAGGCTAGACTCGTTTACGGGTATCGGTGATGAAAAAGCACTTAAAATATTACGCAAGGTTTCCGAAACCTTTAATGTCCCGACCGTAACCGATATCCATACCGAACAAGATGCGGCCATGGCGGCGGAATATGTAGATGTACTGCAGATTCCTGCATTCTTGGCACGGCAGACGGACCTAGTGGTGGCCGCGGCGAAAACGGAAAAAACCGTAAATATCAAAAAAGGACAGTTTATGAGTCCGGAAAGTATGAAACATGCCGTGACCAAAGTAACGGAAACGGGCAACCAACAGGCTATTATTACAGATCGTGGTACCATGTTCGGGTATCAAGATATGGTGGTAGATTTTAGGGGCGTACCGACCATGAAGCAATATGCACCCGTAGTTTTAGACGTAACCCATTCCCTACAACAACCCAACCAATCCTCTGGAGTAACGGGCGGAAGACCGGCGCTTATAGGAACCATGGCAAGGGCAGGTATTGCCGCTGGTGTAGACGGACTTTTTATTGAAACCCATTTTGACCCTGCAAACGCAAAAAGTGATGGCGCTAATATGTTGGATTTAAGTTTGCTAGAGAAATTATTAACCGATTTAGTGGCCATAAGGGGGGTAATGAATACCCTTTAG